One Thermodesulfobacteriota bacterium genomic window, CGATTGACAATTACTTGTGAATGAAAAAAGGGAGTTACACCTTTATACTTCGCAGCGGCAGATAACGCGCTGCTGACTTTGCTCTGTTACGGCCGAATCGCCTTACTGCGTTCAGTAGCCTCGGCAACCTCCAAATCGCTATTAAGTATTTGTTGACAAATGCAATACGTTTGTTTACTGTTGAATTGGGTACTTACAAGGAGTCTAGTGGTTATAGGAATTTAGTACATTCGTGAGCCGTTCGGCTTAGCCTGTAGTCAGCTTGCCGAACTGCTCACGTCGAAGCCTCAGTCGAACGATGAGAGTTATAAGTTCTATAAGATGGACAGACAAAAGTATAACGCACATAGCAAGACTTGCGATCAGGCCGAGAGAAGTAGAAGAACTATGTTTCAATGAGAATGATGCTCCTTTTATTAGGTCAGGTAGAGAAAATCTGCACTATGTCTTTGGAAGGACTTATTCTGGAAGATTTCTGTTCATTGTTGTTAGA contains:
- a CDS encoding BrnT family toxin, which produces MRVISSIRWTDKSITHIARLAIRPREVEELCFNENDAPFIRSGRENLHYVFGRTYSGRFLFIVVRFIRQGEVRVITARDMNTWEKNYFKKRGK